In one window of Gossypium arboreum isolate Shixiya-1 chromosome 4, ASM2569848v2, whole genome shotgun sequence DNA:
- the LOC108465009 gene encoding uncharacterized protein LOC108465009, translated as MGNPSRKDWSTRLDEALWAYLTTFKTPLEMSPFKLVYGNPCHLLVELEHKAFWVIKKLNMDWAIASGNKLLELNVMEEFQTQAYENARLYKEKTKPWHDAIILPRQFEPG; from the coding sequence atgggGAATCCATCTCGAAAGGACTGGTCTACTAGATTGGATGAAGCTCTATGGGCATATCTAACTACATTTAAAACACCACTAGAGATGTCACCTTTTAAACTTGTTTACGGTAATCCATGTCATTTACTTGTTGAACTTGAGCATAAAGCATTTTGGGTGATTAAGAAGCTAAACATGGATTGGGCTATTGCTAGCGGCAATAAATTGCTAGAATTGAATGTGATGGAAGAGTTTCAAACACAAGCATATGAGAATGCTCGTTTGTATAAGGAAAAGACCAAACCATGGCATGATGCCATAATTTTACCAAGGCAATTTGAACCTGGATAG